GACTTGTGAGAGACGTTATCAAAGATCGTTTCCCTTCTCTGAAAGGTTTCTTGATTAAATATAGAGACCAAGACGGTGATCTTGTTACCATTACCACCACGGATGAGCTGAGGCTGGCTGCGTCCACGAGGGAGAAGCTCGGCTCTTTTAGATTATACGTAACTGAAGTTAGCCCCAATCAAGAACCGACTTATGAAGGTTTGAACAATGGCGAATCGTCGGAGAAGTTTGCTAAGGGATCGAGCAGTGTTGCTGATAATGGAAGTGTGGAATCTGAGAAAGCATCTCATCATGGCCTTCTTGATCATTGGATTTTCCAGTTTGCGCAATTGTTCAAGAACCATGTCGGGTTTGATTCTGATTCTTACTTGGATCTTCATAACCTCGGGATGAAGCTGTATTCAGAAGGGATGGAAGATACAGTCACCGGGGAAGATGCGCAAGAGCTCTTTGATATTGCTGCCGATAAGTTCCAAGAAATGGCTGCACTTGCCCTGTTTAACTGGGGGAACGTTCATATGTCTAAGGCAAGAAGACAGATCTATTTTGCAGAGGAGGGTCCGAGAGAAACTATACTGGAGAAGGTCGAGGAAGGATTTGAATGGGCAACGGAGGAGTACAACAAAGCTGCAGAAAAATACGAAGAAGCGGTTGAAGTTAAATCTGATTTCTACGAAGCTCTTCTTGCACTAGGGCAACAACAGTTTGAGCAGGCTAAGCTTTGCTGGTATCATGCGCTAAGCAACAAGATAGATATGGAAAGCGAGGCTTCTCAGGATGTGTTAAAGCTTTATAACAAAGCTGAGGAGAGTATGGAAAAGGGTATGCAAATTTGGGAAGAGATGGAAGAACGTCGGATGAATGGGATCTCCAACTTTGATAGACATAAAGCAATGCTGCAGAAGCTGGGCTTGGATGGGGAGTTTAGTGAAGCGTCTGGTGAAGAAAACGCAGAGCAAACAGCTAATATGAGCTCTCAGATTAACCTTTTGTGGGGTTCTTTATTGTATGAACGGTCTATTGTTGAGTATAAGCTTGGCCTACCTACCTGGGATGAATGCTTGGAGGTTGCAGTGGAGAAATTTGAATTAGCTGGAGCTTCTGCAACTGATATAGCTGTCATGGTAAAGAACCATTGCTCAAACGAGAATGCACTTGAAGGTAATTGAACTTATTTATGAATAGTAAACTCTACTTGCATATATGGGCAGTGAATATATCAATCAAACAAGAAATGCAGGTATGGGATTCAAGATCGATGAAATTGTACAAGCTTGGAATGAGATGTATGATGCCAAAAGATGGCAGATCGGTGTCCCATCTTTCCGGCTAGAACCTTTGTTCCGGAGACGGTCACCAAAACTGCATGATATTTTAGAGAACGTGTTTTCAGGGCCTCAGTGATGAAACCGGCCATCATATAAACAGACCGCACATGTCATCAGCTGAACATATATTCAGACCGAACATATCATCAGCTTCATATTTCACTAGGTAAAAATCTCATTTCCGCTTGATTTAACCCGTAATATGGTAATGTTTTGGTTGATTACTACTTTGAGATTAGTGATAAGAGTATAACAACCATATGGTGAGATTGCTTATATAATCTGTGGTTCATGGTGTCTGAAGAAAACTAATCTCTTCATGATCTGTTTCAACGATGTATTGTTATTGCAGGTATTGGTATTTACTGGGTGTTGCATgcaacttttcttcttttttggttGGTCTCTCGCTTTTTGGAAGGAATATTTTTCTCTTGGCGGGTATGTGTATGGCCGCGAAGATGCGTGATGATTTTTTGTGCACTTTgggttcaaattttttttttttacttttcattttgGTGGGTTTGTAATAATGTAATTATATCAttgttttgtaatatatttttgtattgaTTGGTTATGTTTATCCAAATGGTCATTAGCTCAACTGAAAAAAAATCCTCACCATTGTGTTTGAGGTTCTCAGACTGCTGGACGAAACCAATATTACATGTTGTTTTGGGTCTGGTTTCGGCGGAACCTCCTAGTaattcagtatatatatatatatatatatatatatatgtttgccGGTGATTGTGTCAGTCTTATATGAAGGTCCTGATTTGCAGCACTCAAAATTGTTAGCATCATACAGTTTATAAATGAAGGTTTTGAATTGCGGCATCCAAGTGTGTTTCTTGTGTAGTCCATTAGCTAAAGTAAATTTTATCAATTGAAGTCTACTTTTTACATGATCTATTTCCAGAAAAATGTTTTGGTAAGTAGAACATAAACGCTAACTGAAGTCTATCTGGTGGCCTAGATTACTCTTGAACTATACgatctataattttttcttcttatataAATCTCTACGGGCCCTTCTGGCATAGTGTGAAAACAACTTTACACGGACAAAATGTTACACCATTGATCTCTAATCCCCTATAAATTAATTGCGAAACATATCTGAAAAAATGTAACttcaaatttgtaatatttataaaaaaaactcatgtttAACGTGTCAATCAATTAAGTACTCAATTAATCATATGTTGCAGCATTAAACTCAATTGGAAAAATTATTGATCCAAATTCGATTTTAATTCTTGATATAGACATTAACGATTAACTATAGGGGATGTCCATTATGGACCACtcatttatcaaattgaaatttattatatattctttctttaaataaaacttaCGGAATTATCTAATgtgactaaaaatatatatggcaattaatgatttaaaaaataaatatttgataaaaatctGTATAatttctatcatttttgtttaattttattattaaaataaattacacaattacattaatcatataataaatatttagattttttcatatgttgtattttgaatttttcaaaacaaatataaattaataaaactgttaaaagtctcacataaacttttgtgatcaatatttaaatttttctataataagatccaatgattataaaattatatgaataaataattttatttaaatatgtgtttatgttatatatatatatatatatatatatatatatatatatatatcttttaaaatctctataatattattgagAAGTCAGTTCCCTATGTGTCGCATTCACGTTAACTCTCATGATGGTTGATTACAGtgatatccttaatgaattgaaatattatatttatatacaattattgaatttattatttagtttcctttttaaaaatttccaaataacatccataaaaaaaaaaaaatttacaaagttataaaaaaataaaacagaaaatgtgtatatatataatatgatttcattaaaacggaaaattcaaaaattaaaaatattccatcaaaagtattttttaatagcataaaatataatttgctttaaaattttatgattatgggacttaatataaccataacTAAAATACCAAAGCAAGTCAGAATtctcattttaaaattatttaaaataattatcagtttatcatttaataaatctaaagcataaaattatttagaatttataaaatagtttaattattGTAATTAGTAATATATGTGTTCATAAATTTCCAAAAATGTATTAGTTATTGTCGCTTTAAtttctaatatttatatttttaaataattaatataatttgataaatattatgaaaatacatgcaTATTTAAACGATAAGTAAAATTACTtttttacttaattataataaaaataactatacTTCAGTTGGAATTTGAAAGAACATATCTAACTCAATATACTCATAATATGAATGACTCGATTCATCCTgcttatattaatttatttaatttagaattagacactttagtttattttatgtcattttaagcacaatatatcttaagtcaTACATaattttcttcaaatatatttacacatcTAAGACAACGACCAAcgtaaatgcaaataaaaaattaatcataattttaatatatttaaaataaaaggtattatagttgaattcagatAAATATATGCATTCCAATATACCAAATGATAACTTAATCAAttgtaaaaataacaaaatcgagtagatataacataattaaaatcatatctaattaaagtaatataatatttttgttacaaattatatataaaatttataaattaatttaaaataaaaattaaaaattaaaataaataacaatcaattattgtaaatttactttgtaaatatttatttccgtGCATgtgcacgggaaaatcacctagttaaaCTATATATTGTTTGTCTATCAAACCCCATAATTGTTTAACCAAGAGAGCTGTATTAAAGTCTTGTAGATTCCTAAAACTTAGACCTCCCTATTTCTTATGTGTATTTGTCCCATGAGTACCAGTAAATACCTTTTCTTATTTCTCCCACTGCTCCACCAAAATTGCTCTAACGTACTTTAGATTTTCTTAGTAACCCCTTTAGGAAGTCTGAAGCATGACATTACATATGTTGTCATAAGTGAGGCTGCTGATTTTATTAGCACCTCTTATTTCTCCTTGtgtagtttattttattattataaaaaactacacaattacattaatcatataataaaaatttagattttttcatatgttgtattttgaatttttcaaaacgagtgCTTCCTTCGTTTCATTTTActtgtcgttctagacttcgacacaaagattaataaaacatttaagtttgtatatttactaggtaaaaacatcattaccaatacatttaaccagatttcaaccaatagaaaaataacttagaataaaaaaatcaataaattttgcattgaaatcataaaacaacacttattttgaaacaaatatttttctctaaaacgacatctaattcgaaacggatggagtataaattaataaaactgttGAAAGTCTCACataaacttttgtgatcaagatttaaattgttttctagaatatatcgtttaaattaaactatatatcgTTTGTCTATCAAACGCCATAGTTTAACCAAGAGAGTTGTATTAAAGTCTTCCTAAAACTTAGACCTCCCTCTTTCTTATGCCATGAATACCAGTAAATACCTTTCTTATTTCTCCCATTGCTCCACCAAAAATGCGCTAACgtacttttctttttgtcactGGCGCTAACGTGCTTTAGATTTTCTTAGTAACCCCTTTAGGAAATCTGAAGCATGACATCTGCATTGCTTTTGGAAACCGACAAAATAAGTTTCACAGCATAGAAACATGGGAAAATCCTGGTTTCCCATCATGATGTCATGGTTATTTTTCTCACGGTCGTCAATTATTTGGTAATGAGAATAATTGTggacaatattactatattagGGGGACAAAGATCCCACATCGGATATTGAAAGAgatccttagtaatatataagatagatggatCACTCCatttatcaccaattggtttggTCCAAAGTTGGCTCATCGATCCTTGCCCGAACATTTCGAGATTGACGCTCTGAGAGCCATCATCTCGGGAGGGGggtattagacacaaagtgtcccacatcggtagttggaatggatccttagtaatatactgtataacctctttaaattaatagtctataaattaataaatttcataatcccaaattgagtttttgattcaattaatatctcgataaattaataatctttataaattaattaaaattttagttttggtgtagtcccaacattattaatttataagtaGATGAGCCTCTCCATTAATCACCAATTGTTTTTAAGTGTGAAgtccatctagcttaacatggtatcagagcccgatccacACAATCCACATCGATTTGGTCTAAAGTTGGCCCATCAATCCTTACCCgaacattccgagattgacgctctGAGAGCCATCATCTTgagggggcgtattagacacaaagtgtcccacatcggtagttggaatagatccttagtaatatataagtaGATGAGCCTCTCCATTaatcaccaattgattttaagtgtgaagtccatctagcttaacatggtatcagagcccgatccacgCAGTCCAACCCGATCTACATCGATCTAGCCCAAAGTTGGCCCATTGATCCTTGTCCAAGCATTCCGAGACTGACGctcaaagagccatcatctcgaatGCGCGTATTAGGGACAAAAAATCCCACATCGGGTATTAGAAGGGATCCttaacaatatataagatagatgggtcactcctcttatcaccaattggttttaagtgtgaagtccatctagcttaacgtggtatcagagcctgatCCACGCAGTCCAATCCGATCTACATTGATCTGGCCTAAAGTTGGCCCATCGATCTTTGCCGAGCATTCCGAAATTCACGCTCAAAAAACCATCATCTCGAAGaggcgtattagacacaaagtgtcccacatcggtagttgaaAAAGAtcttttgtaatatataaagtGGATGAGTCATTCTACTTataaccaattggttttaaataTTAACCCCATCTAAATTAACAGACAATGAGAGTTCCACTAATATCATTCGTCATTTAGTAAAGTTATTATATTGACTTGCAGAT
This genomic stretch from Raphanus sativus cultivar WK10039 chromosome 3, ASM80110v3, whole genome shotgun sequence harbors:
- the LOC108861109 gene encoding protein PHOX1 encodes the protein MGKPTGKKKKNNSETPTAGSSGNKSGKSFDRSAAFDEDMTIFINRASELKEEGNKLFQRRDTEGAMLRYDKAVKLLPRDHGDVAYLRTSMASCYMQMGLGEYPNAINECNLALEASPPSRPHSKALLKRARCYEALNKLDFAFRDSRLVLSMEPENVSANDIFERVKNVLVDKGIDVVELEKTLLDDAQPVGAARLRKIVKERLRKKKKKTERKSIEDAKVEDDNKLEDKVVVEGKSNEGIVESSIVEDGEEEVDSRRKLEDKVVVEEKRASPVMDKEVIASEIDPKVTRTVKLVHGDDIRWAQLPLNSSVRLVRDVIKDRFPSLKGFLIKYRDQDGDLVTITTTDELRLAASTREKLGSFRLYVTEVSPNQEPTYEGLNNGESSEKFAKGSSSVADNGSVESEKASHHGLLDHWIFQFAQLFKNHVGFDSDSYLDLHNLGMKLYSEGMEDTVTGEDAQELFDIAADKFQEMAALALFNWGNVHMSKARRQIYFAEEGPRETILEKVEEGFEWATEEYNKAAEKYEEAVEVKSDFYEALLALGQQQFEQAKLCWYHALSNKIDMESEASQDVLKLYNKAEESMEKGMQIWEEMEERRMNGISNFDRHKAMLQKLGLDGEFSEASGEENAEQTANMSSQINLLWGSLLYERSIVEYKLGLPTWDECLEVAVEKFELAGASATDIAVMVKNHCSNENALEGMGFKIDEIVQAWNEMYDAKRWQIGVPSFRLEPLFRRRSPKLHDILENVFSGPQ